The following DNA comes from Rhodopseudomonas boonkerdii.
CTCGTCGGCGCAGACCGATTTCTCCAAGCGCGGTGTGTCGTTCAACATTCCGGGCGAGCAGGTCGACGGCATGGATGTCCGCGCGGTGAAGGCTGCTGCCGACAAGGCCGTCGCCTGGTGCCGCGCCGGCAAGGGGCCGTACATTCTCGAAATGCAAACCTATCGCTATCGCGGCCACTCGATGTCCGATCCCGCGAAGTATCGTACGCGCGAGGAGGTCGAGAAGATCCGCCACGACCAGGATCCGATCGAGCAGGTGCGTAATCGCCTACTGGAGTTGAAGGTCAGCGAGCAGGACCTGAAGGCGATCGACGCGGAAGTGCGCGAGATCGTCAATGCGTCAGCCGACTTCGCACAGAACGATCCCGAGCCGGATGCGTCCGAACTCTACACCGACATCTACCGCTAAGAAGCGCGCAAGCAAGAAGCGATCCGGAGTTACTATGGCAATTCAAGTGCTGATGCCCGCGCTGTCCCCCACGATGGAAAAGGGCAACCTTTCGAAGTGGCTGAAGAAGGAAGGCGACACCATCAAGTCCGGCGACGTAATCGCCGAGATCGAGACCGACAAGGCGACGATGGAAGTCGAAGCGACCGATGAAGGCACGCTCGGCAAGATCTTGGTGCCGGAAGGCACCGCCGATGTTGCGGTGAATACGCCGATCGCGACGATCGTTGCGGAAGGCGAAGATGCGAATGCTGCAGCTGAGCCCGCCAAGCAGCAGAAGGCCGCGGAATCCGCGCCGCCCGCCGATCAGGCCAAGACGCCCGAAGCCAACACCGCCGCAGCGCCGCGCGAGGAACCGAAAGGCACCAAGACGCCCGAAGCGCCGAAGTTCGAGTTGTTGCCCGATCCGGATATTCCAGAGGGCACCGAGATGGTCACCATGACCATCCGCGAAGCGCTGCGTGACGCCATGGCGGAAGAAATGCGCCGCGACGGCGACGTGTTCGTGATGGGCGAGGAAGTCGCCGAATATCAGGGCGCCTACAAGGTCACCCAGGGCCTGCTGCAGGAATTCGGTGCCCGCCGCGTCATCGATACACCGATCACCGAGCACGGCTTTGCCGGCGTCGGCGTCGGTGCGGCCATGGCCGGCCTGAAGCCGATCGTCGAATTCATGACCTTCAACTTCGCGATGCAGGCAATCGACCAGATCATCAACTCCGCCGCCAAGACGCTGTATATGTCCGGCGGCCAGATGACCTGCCAGATGGTGTTCCGCGGCCCCAACGGCGCGGCTGCCCGCGTGGCCGCCCAGCACAGCCAGGACTATTCGGCCTGGTACTCGCAGATCCCCGGCCTCAAGGTGATCGCGCCGTCGAATGCTGCCGATTACAAGGGCCTGCTCAAGGCTGCGATCCGCGATCCCAATCCGGTGATCTTCCTCGAGCACGAAATGCTCTATGGCCAGACCGGCGAGGTGCCGAAGCTCGACGATTACGTGCTGCCGATCGGCAAGGCGAAGGTCGTGCGCGCCGGCAAGGATGTCACGCTGATCTCGTGGTCGCATGGCATGACCTACACGCTGAAGGCCGCCGAAGAACTCGCCAAGGAAGGCATCGAGGCGGAGGTGATCGACCTGCGCACGCTGCGTCCGCTCGACACTGAGACGATTATTGAGTCGGTGAAGAAGACTTCGCGTGCCGTCTGCATCGAGGAAGGCTGGCAGCAGAACGGCGTCGGCGCTGAAATCGCTGCGCGCATCATGGAAAACGCGTTCGACTACCTCGATGCGCCGGTCGCGCGCGTATCGGGCAAGGACGTGCCGATGCCTTACGCCGCCAACCTCGAAAAGCTCGCGCTGCCCTCGGTGGCCGAGGTCGTCGCTGCCGCCAAGGCCGTCTGCTATCGCTAACGCTTGAGGGAGCCGACATGGCCGGTCCGAAGGAACAATCGCTGCCGCCGGATGTCGAGGGACGCGAGGACGCAACCGAAGTGTTGCGTGCCTTCGTCGTCGATGGCGGCTTGTCGATCGCGTTCATGCGCGCCTTCGAGGACCCGGAAATGTGGGGCCTGCTGCTGGTCGATATTGCGCGCCACGCTGCGCGCGCCTATGGGCGCGAGAGCGAATTCACCGAGGACGAGGCGCTGCGCCGCATCGTCGATATGTTCGAAGCCGAGATTGCTCGTCCGACCGACACGGGCGCCACCACGCCGCGGTCGCAACAAGGTCACTGACAATGCCGATTAACATTCTGATGCCTGCGCTGTCGCCCACGATGGAGAAAGGCAATCTTGCCAAGTGGCTCAAGAAGGAGGGCGACGCGGTCAAGTCCGGCGACGTGATTGCGGAGATCGAGACCGACAAGGCGACGATGGAGGTCGAAGCCGTCGACGAAGGCACGATCGCAAAGATCCTGGTTCCGGAAGGAACGGCGGACGTGCCGGTGAACGATGTCATCGCAATCCTCGCTGCCGATGGCGAGGACGTGAAGGCTGCGGCGAGCGGCGGCGGTGCGTCGAAGCCGGAAGCCAAGACTGAGGCCAAGCCGGAGCCCAAGGCGGAAGCGAAATCCGAAGCGAAGCCGGAGCCAAGGGCCGAGGCGAAGCAGGAGGCGCCGAAGCCCGCTGCTGCGCCAGCTCAAACTGCTGCAGCCAGCAACGGTGTGCGCGTATTCTCGTCACCGCTGGCACGTCGCCTCGCCAAGGAGGCCGGCATCGAGCTTGGCCGCATCAACGGCACCGGTCCGCGTGGTCGTGTGGTCGCGGCGGACGTCGAGAAGGCGAAGACAGGCGGCGCGTTGAAGGCGCCGCCTGCAGGCGCCGCTGCTGCGACTGGCGCAGTCGGTGCGCCCGCAATGTCGGATCAGGCGATCCTCGGCCTGTACGAGGAAGGCTCTTACGAGAGCGTGCCGCATGACTCCATGCGCCGCACGATCGCGCAGCGTCTCACCGCTGCCACCAATTCGATGCCGACTTTCTATCTCACCGTGGATTGCGATCTCGGCAAGCTCACCGCCGCGCGCGAGGAGATCAACGCTGCGGCGGGTAAGAATGCCGACGGCAAGCCGCTCTACAAGCTCTCGGTGAACGACTTCGTCATCAAGGCGATGGCACTCGCCCTGCAGAAGATTCCGGAAGCCAATGTGTCGTGGACGGAAGCTGCGATGCTCCGTCACAAGCATTCGGACATCGGCGTCGCCGTGGCGCTGCCGTTTGGCTTGATCACGCCGATCATCCGCCAGGCCGAAATCAAGACGATCTCCCAGATCTCCAACGAGATGAAGGATCTCGCCGCGCGCGCCAAGGCGAAGAAGCTGAAGCCGAACGAATATCAGGGCGGCTCGTCCTCCGTGTCGAACCTCGGCATGTACGGCATCAAGGATTTCACCGCGGTGATCAATCCGCCGCAGTCCTCGATCCTCGCCGTTGGCACGGGCGAGGAGCGGGCGGTGGTGCGCAACGGCCAGATCGTGGCCGCGACCATGATGAGCGTGACGCTCTCCTGCGACCACCGCGCCATCGACGGCGCGCTCGGCGCCGAGCTGATCACGGCTTTCAAGAAGCTGATCGAAAATCCCGTGATGATGGTGGTGTGATCTCAGCCGTCATTGCGAGGAGTGGAGCGACGAAGCAATCCAGAGGGCTGCAAGTAAAGAACTGGATTGCTTCGCTTCGCTCGCAATGACGACCGAAGCGATCATCGAAATACAGACAGGCGAACTCCCATGTCCGACAATTCTTTCGACGTCGTCGTCATCGGCTCCGGTCCCGGCGGCTATGTGACGGCCATTCGTGCCGCGCAGCTCGGCTTCAAGACGGCCATCGTCGAGAAGGCCTATTTCGGCGGCATCTGCAACAACTGGGGCTGCATCCCCACCAAGGCGCTGCTGCGCTCGGCGGAGATGTATCACGCCTTCCAGCATGCCAAGGATTACGGCCTGTCGGCCGACAACGTCTCCTTCGACATCAAGGCCGTGATCGCACGCTCGCGTGGGGTGGTGAAGCGCCTCAATGGCGGCGTCGAGTTCCTGATGAAGAAGAACAAGGTCACCGTGATCTGGGGCGAAGCCACGCTGGACGCGCCCGGCAAATTCTCGGTGAAGAAGTCGCAGGTCGAGGCGCCGAAGGGCGCGCTGGGCGAGGGCAGCTACACCGCCAAGCACATCATCGTCGCCACCGGCGCGCGCCCGCGCGTGCTGCCGGGCCTCGAGCCCGACAAGAAGCTGGTCTGGACCTACTTTGAGGCGATGAACCCGGACAAGATGCCGAAGTCGCTGCTGGTGGTCGGCTCCGGCGCCATCGGCATCGAATTCGCGTCGTTCTATCATTCCTTCGGTGCGGAAGTGACGGTGGTCGAAGTGCTGCCGCAGATC
Coding sequences within:
- a CDS encoding pyruvate dehydrogenase complex E1 component subunit beta; this encodes MAIQVLMPALSPTMEKGNLSKWLKKEGDTIKSGDVIAEIETDKATMEVEATDEGTLGKILVPEGTADVAVNTPIATIVAEGEDANAAAEPAKQQKAAESAPPADQAKTPEANTAAAPREEPKGTKTPEAPKFELLPDPDIPEGTEMVTMTIREALRDAMAEEMRRDGDVFVMGEEVAEYQGAYKVTQGLLQEFGARRVIDTPITEHGFAGVGVGAAMAGLKPIVEFMTFNFAMQAIDQIINSAAKTLYMSGGQMTCQMVFRGPNGAAARVAAQHSQDYSAWYSQIPGLKVIAPSNAADYKGLLKAAIRDPNPVIFLEHEMLYGQTGEVPKLDDYVLPIGKAKVVRAGKDVTLISWSHGMTYTLKAAEELAKEGIEAEVIDLRTLRPLDTETIIESVKKTSRAVCIEEGWQQNGVGAEIAARIMENAFDYLDAPVARVSGKDVPMPYAANLEKLALPSVAEVVAAAKAVCYR
- a CDS encoding DUF5076 domain-containing protein, with translation MAGPKEQSLPPDVEGREDATEVLRAFVVDGGLSIAFMRAFEDPEMWGLLLVDIARHAARAYGRESEFTEDEALRRIVDMFEAEIARPTDTGATTPRSQQGH
- a CDS encoding pyruvate dehydrogenase complex dihydrolipoamide acetyltransferase, producing the protein MPINILMPALSPTMEKGNLAKWLKKEGDAVKSGDVIAEIETDKATMEVEAVDEGTIAKILVPEGTADVPVNDVIAILAADGEDVKAAASGGGASKPEAKTEAKPEPKAEAKSEAKPEPRAEAKQEAPKPAAAPAQTAAASNGVRVFSSPLARRLAKEAGIELGRINGTGPRGRVVAADVEKAKTGGALKAPPAGAAAATGAVGAPAMSDQAILGLYEEGSYESVPHDSMRRTIAQRLTAATNSMPTFYLTVDCDLGKLTAAREEINAAAGKNADGKPLYKLSVNDFVIKAMALALQKIPEANVSWTEAAMLRHKHSDIGVAVALPFGLITPIIRQAEIKTISQISNEMKDLAARAKAKKLKPNEYQGGSSSVSNLGMYGIKDFTAVINPPQSSILAVGTGEERAVVRNGQIVAATMMSVTLSCDHRAIDGALGAELITAFKKLIENPVMMVV